From a region of the Deinococcota bacterium genome:
- a CDS encoding ATP-binding cassette domain-containing protein: MIRALNVRHRFRRARERITLSFPDFTLASGEQVAVTGPSGSGKTTLLHLLAGLLVASEGEVWVHGQNLSRLGEAERDRYRARRVGYVFQDFHLIEGYTATENVVVGLGLAGVGGPHRLERAR; encoded by the coding sequence GTGATCCGCGCTCTGAACGTTAGGCACCGGTTCCGGCGCGCGCGCGAGCGGATCACCCTGAGTTTCCCGGACTTCACGCTGGCGAGTGGCGAGCAGGTCGCGGTGACCGGCCCCTCGGGGAGCGGCAAGACCACGCTCCTGCACCTCTTGGCGGGGCTCTTGGTCGCCAGCGAAGGCGAGGTGTGGGTGCACGGCCAGAACCTCTCGCGCCTCGGCGAAGCCGAGCGCGACCGCTACCGCGCCAGGCGCGTGGGCTACGTCTTCCAGGACTTCCACCTGATCGAGGGCTACACCGCCACCGAAAACGTCGTCGTCGGGCTCGGCCTGGCGGGGGTTGGCGGGCCGCACAGGCTCGAGCGGGCCCGG
- a CDS encoding TlpA family protein disulfide reductase, which translates to MLQLLLALTSLSLGGALGEIRVRDWADDTYTLAELSTQGAIPDTAIPDTAIPDTVVVNVWATWCPPCREELPWLLDYHEAGRIALLAVNLGDAHGAVARFLADEGLELLPVYFASHRELQALRLPGLPASYVVRKGELAGVHYGPLSPDDLARLLEEE; encoded by the coding sequence ATGCTCCAGCTACTTCTCGCCCTCACGAGTTTGAGCCTGGGTGGCGCGCTGGGGGAGATCCGGGTTCGGGACTGGGCGGACGACACGTACACGCTCGCCGAGCTGAGTACGCAAGGCGCCATACCAGACACCGCCATACCAGACACCGCCATACCAGACACCGTGGTCGTGAACGTCTGGGCGACCTGGTGCCCGCCCTGCCGTGAGGAACTCCCCTGGCTCCTCGACTACCACGAGGCGGGGCGCATTGCCCTCCTCGCCGTCAACCTCGGTGACGCCCACGGTGCCGTGGCGCGCTTTTTGGCCGACGAGGGGCTCGAGCTCCTGCCGGTCTACTTCGCGTCGCACCGGGAGTTGCAAGCGCTCAGGCTCCCCGGCCTGCCGGCCAGCTACGTCGTGCGGAAGGGCGAGCTGGCGGGTGTTCACTACGGCCCCCTCAGCCCCGACGACTTGGCAAGGCTCCTCGAGGAGGAATGA
- a CDS encoding PIG-L family deacetylase: protein MSPRKHPLRLLVHRSISLVLLISLAVVAAQSLTDERVLQQESQRGVIELWEALTPLKSIASQMTTGAHPDDERSSLLALLSRGQGVRVITVTANRGEGGQNSIGTERYDALGVLRSHEMEEASQAFNVELYFLSESFDDPIYDWAFSKSAVETIQLWGGDVLMEKLVRVIRESRPDVIFTNFQDVWGQHGHHRAASLATEEAFRLAADPEAFPEQLEGGLRPWQAKKFYLPAGRGSGLAEEELPATLVIDIGDYDPIFGASYDQLGQQSRAYHRSQDMGRWADEGPRTTDLYLADAVIEVANQETSMFDGLPQTLQDLAELVADEALRSAIRQADEHIQEALGAYPDSGRVNAAVTSALAEVREARAQLSSAALDEELAYDLGFRLGLKEAQLQHAHRVSALLVPRLTAGAAELTRGATTEFTLMAFVGGQTPLENVTLELEVPDGWTVERLLEDDAADDTAEADLLAQRGTLGYNETMTATFAVTVAADAPFFHPYRRYMHPFDANSDIQGVISYESGGEAVRVAVDPAETVAVLPDLSIRANPQNLVYNLLQPDAPLTLDVAVTSYLSGEADSTLSVVAPEGWGVEPAEQAVSFSRGGDVQAVSFTLLPPEGLASGSYDFEIVADGAASSASWVRVVDYQHIDRSYMVLPATVNVQAFEVVFDESLRVGYVDSGVDLVPEALRRIGVQVELLSGDELTSGDLSGYDTIMVGVYGYRLRPDLAAANERLLEWVRNGGNLVVQYHRPFDNWDPNSTPPYFLQHGTVSILSRVTDHQAPVEFLAAGHPLLNAPNEITEADFDGWIKERGLYFPDEWAEEYTELFSITDRDWPDTPEETPFLGSVLTAELGAGRYTHTNLVLHLQIEENVPGAYRLYANLITPPQPSAAER from the coding sequence ATGTCACCAAGGAAACACCCTCTGAGGCTTCTTGTCCATCGCTCTATCAGCCTCGTCCTGCTCATCTCCCTTGCCGTCGTCGCCGCTCAGAGCCTCACCGACGAACGCGTCTTGCAGCAGGAGAGTCAGCGCGGCGTCATCGAGCTCTGGGAGGCCCTGACCCCCTTGAAGTCGATCGCTTCCCAGATGACCACCGGCGCTCACCCCGACGACGAACGGAGCAGCCTGCTGGCGCTCCTGTCGCGCGGCCAGGGGGTGCGCGTCATCACCGTCACCGCCAACCGCGGCGAGGGCGGCCAGAACTCGATCGGCACCGAACGCTACGACGCTTTGGGCGTCCTCCGCAGCCACGAGATGGAGGAGGCCAGCCAAGCCTTCAACGTCGAGCTCTACTTTCTGAGCGAGAGCTTCGACGACCCCATCTACGACTGGGCGTTTTCCAAGTCGGCCGTGGAGACGATCCAGCTCTGGGGCGGTGACGTCCTCATGGAGAAGCTCGTCCGCGTCATCCGCGAGAGCCGCCCCGACGTGATCTTCACCAACTTCCAGGACGTCTGGGGCCAGCACGGGCATCACCGCGCCGCGTCGCTGGCGACCGAGGAGGCCTTCCGCCTGGCGGCCGATCCCGAGGCCTTCCCCGAGCAGCTCGAGGGGGGCTTGCGCCCTTGGCAGGCCAAGAAGTTCTACCTGCCAGCCGGCCGCGGCAGCGGCCTGGCCGAAGAGGAGTTGCCGGCCACCCTGGTCATCGACATCGGCGACTACGACCCGATCTTCGGTGCCTCCTACGATCAGCTGGGCCAGCAGTCGCGGGCCTACCACCGCAGCCAGGACATGGGCCGCTGGGCCGATGAGGGGCCGCGGACCACCGATCTCTATCTGGCCGATGCGGTCATCGAGGTCGCCAACCAGGAGACCTCCATGTTCGACGGGCTGCCCCAGACGCTGCAAGACCTCGCCGAGCTCGTTGCCGACGAGGCCCTGCGGAGCGCGATCCGGCAGGCGGATGAGCACATCCAAGAGGCCCTCGGCGCCTACCCCGACTCTGGGCGCGTCAACGCCGCCGTGACGAGCGCGCTCGCCGAGGTCCGCGAGGCGCGCGCACAACTGAGCAGCGCAGCGCTCGACGAAGAGCTCGCCTATGACCTGGGCTTCCGGTTGGGGCTCAAGGAAGCCCAGCTGCAGCACGCCCACCGCGTCTCCGCGCTCTTGGTGCCGCGCCTTACCGCCGGCGCCGCCGAACTCACCCGCGGCGCCACCACCGAATTCACGCTCATGGCCTTTGTGGGCGGCCAAACCCCGCTCGAGAACGTCACCTTGGAGCTCGAGGTGCCTGACGGCTGGACGGTCGAACGCCTCCTGGAAGACGACGCCGCCGATGATACCGCGGAAGCCGACCTGCTCGCTCAGCGCGGGACGCTCGGCTACAACGAAACCATGACCGCGACGTTTGCAGTCACGGTCGCCGCGGACGCCCCCTTCTTTCACCCCTACCGCCGCTACATGCATCCTTTCGACGCCAACAGCGACATCCAGGGCGTCATCAGCTACGAAAGCGGCGGCGAGGCGGTCCGAGTGGCGGTCGATCCCGCCGAGACCGTGGCGGTGCTTCCCGACCTGTCGATCCGCGCCAACCCTCAAAACCTCGTCTACAACCTGCTGCAGCCCGACGCTCCCCTGACGCTCGACGTGGCCGTGACGAGTTACCTGAGCGGCGAAGCCGACAGCACCCTGAGCGTGGTCGCGCCGGAGGGCTGGGGGGTCGAGCCCGCCGAACAGGCGGTTTCCTTTAGCCGCGGCGGCGATGTGCAGGCGGTCTCGTTCACCCTCTTGCCCCCCGAGGGGCTGGCGAGCGGCTCCTACGACTTTGAGATAGTGGCCGACGGTGCCGCCTCGTCCGCGAGCTGGGTGCGGGTGGTCGACTACCAGCACATCGACCGCTCCTACATGGTCCTGCCCGCGACCGTCAACGTCCAGGCCTTTGAGGTGGTCTTTGACGAGAGCCTGCGGGTCGGCTACGTCGACAGCGGTGTCGACCTCGTCCCCGAGGCGCTGCGCCGGATCGGTGTGCAGGTCGAGCTGTTGAGCGGAGACGAGCTGACCAGCGGCGACCTCTCCGGTTATGACACCATCATGGTCGGCGTCTACGGCTACCGCTTGCGCCCGGATTTGGCGGCGGCCAACGAGCGCCTGCTCGAGTGGGTCCGTAACGGCGGCAACCTGGTCGTCCAGTACCACCGCCCCTTCGACAACTGGGACCCGAACAGCACCCCGCCCTACTTTCTCCAGCACGGCACGGTCTCGATCCTCTCGCGGGTCACCGATCACCAGGCACCGGTCGAGTTCCTGGCCGCCGGTCACCCGCTCTTGAACGCTCCCAATGAGATCACCGAAGCCGACTTCGACGGCTGGATCAAGGAGCGCGGGCTCTACTTCCCCGACGAGTGGGCGGAGGAGTACACCGAGCTGTTCTCGATCACCGACCGAGACTGGCCCGACACCCCCGAGGAGACGCCGTTCCTGGGTTCGGTCCTCACCGCGGAGCTGGGCGCGGGGCGCTACACCCACACCAACCTCGTTTTGCACCTGCAGATCGAAGAGAACGTCCCCGGCGCCTACCGCCTCTACGCCAACCTCATCACGCCGCCGCAGCCCAGCGCGGCCGAACGCTAA